The Malus domestica chromosome 06, GDT2T_hap1 genome has a segment encoding these proteins:
- the LOC103438029 gene encoding uncharacterized protein isoform X1 — protein sequence MSFLAPHSDLRSLTANRGTDRWCFSQITWPDPKPQLFRVSARQSPAANGIALDLKKRKDPRWSVCTADELHYVSVPKSDWSLALWRYLPSPQAEPRNHPLLLLSGLATNAIGYDLSPESSFARSMSAEGYDTWILEMRGAGLSTYGMDLGAVKRPPHAMSKQTISSNGTYNLVSQSDELQLVRNFMETFMQLSERLSRFADFQERFSTALEDFQKQLDLIVKCDWDFDHYLEEDVPVAMEYIRTQCKPRDGKLLAVGHSMGGILLYAMLSRCSYQGRDSGLASVATLASSLDYTQSRSSCKLFLPLANPAQVLNVPAVPLGLFATAVHNLGTRTPISSWLKLQVSAQGMMQPDLFEKLVLNNFCTVPAKVLLQLSTLFADGGLCDRSGTFFYKDHLCKSNVPILALGGDQDLICPLEAVYETVKLIPEEMVTFKVLGEASGPHFAHYDLVGGRLAADTVYPHIFKFLNRHDRT from the exons atgtCGTTTCTCGCTCCGCATTCGGATCTTCGTTCCCTGACGGCGAATCGTGGTACTGACCGTTGGTGTTTCAGCCAAATCACATGGCCCGACCCGAAACCCCAGCTGTTCCGGGTCTCTGCTCGTCAGAGTCCGGCGGCAAATGGCATCGCTTTGGatttgaagaagagaaaggaCCCGCGGTGGTCGGTTTGTACCGCCGACGAGCTTCACTATGTCTCTGTTCCAAAATCCGATTGGAGCCTCGCTCTCTGGCGCTACCTTCCCTCTCCTCAG GCGGAGCCAAGGAATCATCCGCTGCTGCTGCTGTCAGGACTTGCGACGAATGCGATTGGATACGATCTTTCTCCCGAG TCCTCGTTTGCGCGCTCCATGTCTGCTGAAGGATATGATACATGGATTCTTGAGATGAGAGGTGCAGGGTTGAGCACATATGGTATGGACTTAGGGGCAGTGAAGCGGCCTCCCCATGCCATGTCCAAGCAGACAATTTCTTCGAATGGGACATATAATTTGGTGTCTCAATCGGATGAATTGCAACTAGTGAGAAACTTTATGGAGACCTTTATGCAATTATCTGAAAGATTATCAAGGTTTGCAGACTTCCAAGAACGTTTTTCTACTGCCTTAGAAGATTTCCAGAAACAGCTCGACTTAATTGTAAAGTGTGACTGGGACTTTGATCACTACTTGGAAGAGGATGTGCCTGTTGCG ATGGAGTATATAAGAACTCAATGCAAACCAAGGGATGGCAAGCTCCTTGCTGTTGGTCACTCGATGGGCGGTATCTTGCTATATGCAATGCTCTCACGCTGCT CTTACCAAGGGCGAGATTCTGGGTTGGCATCAGTTGCTACTTTGGCATCATCGCTCGACTACACGCAGTCAAGATCTTCGTGCAAGTTATTTTTACCTCTGGCAa ACCCAGCACAGGTTCTAAACGTTCCTGCCGTTCCACTTGGTCTATTTGCCACTGCTGTGCATAATCTTGGTACTCGCACTCCAATTTCGTCTTGGCTTAAGCTTCAAGTTTCTGCTCAAGGCATGATGCAGCCAGATTTGTTCGAAAAGCTTGTTTTAAACAACTTTT GTACCGTGCCCGCTAAGGTTCTCTTGCAGCTATCAACACTTTTTGCGGATGGGGGTTTATGTGACAGGAGTGGAACTTTCTTTTACAAGGATCACCTTTGCAAAAGCAATGTCCCAATCTTAGCTCTTGGAGGCGATCAAGACCTAATATGTCCTCTCGAAGCTGTTTATG AAACAGTGAAGCTGATTCCCGAAGAAATGGTTACTTTCAAAGTTCTCGGAGAAGCCAGCGGTCCTCATTTTGCTCACTATGATTTAGTAGGAGGTCGCTTG GCAGCAGATACAGTATATCcgcacattttcaaatttctcaaTCGTCATGACAGGACCTGA
- the LOC103438029 gene encoding uncharacterized protein isoform X2: MSFLAPHSDLRSLTANRGTDRWCFSQITWPDPKPQLFRVSARQSPAANGIALDLKKRKDPRWSVCTADELHYVSVPKSDWSLALWRYLPSPQAEPRNHPLLLLSGLATNAIGYDLSPESSFARSMSAEGYDTWILEMRGAGLSTYGMDLGAVKRPPHAMSKQTISSNGTYNLVSQSDELQLVRNFMETFMQLSERLSRFADFQERFSTALEDFQKQLDLIVKCDWDFDHYLEEDVPVAMEYIRTQCKPRDGKLLAVGHSMGGILLYAMLSRCSYQGRDSGLASVATLASSLDYTQSRSSCKLFLPLADPAQVLNVPAVPLGLFATAVHNLGTRTPISSWLKLQVSAQGMMQPDLFEKLVLNNFCTVPAKVLLQLSTLFADGGLCDRSGTFFYKDHLCKSNVPILALGGDQDLICPLEAVYETVKLIPEEMVTFKVLGEASGPHFAHYDLVGGRLAADTVYPHIFKFLNRHDRT, translated from the exons atgtCGTTTCTCGCTCCGCATTCGGATCTTCGTTCCCTGACGGCGAATCGTGGTACTGACCGTTGGTGTTTCAGCCAAATCACATGGCCCGACCCGAAACCCCAGCTGTTCCGGGTCTCTGCTCGTCAGAGTCCGGCGGCAAATGGCATCGCTTTGGatttgaagaagagaaaggaCCCGCGGTGGTCGGTTTGTACCGCCGACGAGCTTCACTATGTCTCTGTTCCAAAATCCGATTGGAGCCTCGCTCTCTGGCGCTACCTTCCCTCTCCTCAG GCGGAGCCAAGGAATCATCCGCTGCTGCTGCTGTCAGGACTTGCGACGAATGCGATTGGATACGATCTTTCTCCCGAG TCCTCGTTTGCGCGCTCCATGTCTGCTGAAGGATATGATACATGGATTCTTGAGATGAGAGGTGCAGGGTTGAGCACATATGGTATGGACTTAGGGGCAGTGAAGCGGCCTCCCCATGCCATGTCCAAGCAGACAATTTCTTCGAATGGGACATATAATTTGGTGTCTCAATCGGATGAATTGCAACTAGTGAGAAACTTTATGGAGACCTTTATGCAATTATCTGAAAGATTATCAAGGTTTGCAGACTTCCAAGAACGTTTTTCTACTGCCTTAGAAGATTTCCAGAAACAGCTCGACTTAATTGTAAAGTGTGACTGGGACTTTGATCACTACTTGGAAGAGGATGTGCCTGTTGCG ATGGAGTATATAAGAACTCAATGCAAACCAAGGGATGGCAAGCTCCTTGCTGTTGGTCACTCGATGGGCGGTATCTTGCTATATGCAATGCTCTCACGCTGCT CTTACCAAGGGCGAGATTCTGGGTTGGCATCAGTTGCTACTTTGGCATCATCGCTCGACTACACGCAGTCAAGATCTTCGTGCAAGTTATTTTTACCTCTG GCAGACCCAGCACAGGTTCTAAACGTTCCTGCCGTTCCACTTGGTCTATTTGCCACTGCTGTGCATAATCTTGGTACTCGCACTCCAATTTCGTCTTGGCTTAAGCTTCAAGTTTCTGCTCAAGGCATGATGCAGCCAGATTTGTTCGAAAAGCTTGTTTTAAACAACTTTT GTACCGTGCCCGCTAAGGTTCTCTTGCAGCTATCAACACTTTTTGCGGATGGGGGTTTATGTGACAGGAGTGGAACTTTCTTTTACAAGGATCACCTTTGCAAAAGCAATGTCCCAATCTTAGCTCTTGGAGGCGATCAAGACCTAATATGTCCTCTCGAAGCTGTTTATG AAACAGTGAAGCTGATTCCCGAAGAAATGGTTACTTTCAAAGTTCTCGGAGAAGCCAGCGGTCCTCATTTTGCTCACTATGATTTAGTAGGAGGTCGCTTG GCAGCAGATACAGTATATCcgcacattttcaaatttctcaaTCGTCATGACAGGACCTGA
- the LOC103438028 gene encoding uncharacterized protein has protein sequence MAAVATTAAFHHLSLTPKLPTFLLPATPLAKPRTLKLKITFCLSLQQSNDQALATQNAAVDNLRVVFAAGGTGGHIYPAVAIADELQLTKPSSKILFLGSPNSMESTAIPSAGYDFDTVPTTKLHRPIFSPRNLLLPYNLIRSVVHSYSKLRDFGPHVVIGTGGYVSFSLGLAAKLIGAKLVIQEQNGVPGIANWVLSFFADVVFVAYNCTIDCFPSGRTKCVVCGNPVRLSLKKQVPKAAATGRFFPKAGGVGELEKAKVLLVLGGSLGANAINIALLNLYYQMLLENDNLFIIWQTGVEVHNEMESLVKNHPHLLLTPFLHSMDLAYAAADLIVSRAGAMTCYEILATGKPSILIPSPNVAEGHQFRNASLMADLAGTRVITEDELDSTTLWSAIEEILGDESKMAELSERALKAANSNASTEIVQRVLSLVNLSTKKEK, from the exons ATGGCCGCCGTCGCCACCACTGCCGCCTTCCACcacctctctctcactcccaaGCTCCCAACTTTCCTACTCCCCGCAACCCCCTTAGCAAAACCCAG GACCTTGAAGCTGAAGATCACCTTCTGTTTGTCTCTACAGCAATCCAATGACCAAGCTCTCGCAACCCAAAACGCCGCCGTCGACAACCTCCGCGTGGTCTTCGCCGCAGGCGGCACCGGAGGCCACATATACCCGGCCGTAGCCATAGCCGACGAGCTCCAACTCACAAAACCCTCCTCCAAAATCCTCTTTTTGGGTTCACCAAACAGCATGGAAAGCACCGCAATACCCTCCGCCGGCTACGACTTCGACACCGTGCCCACCACCAAATTACACCGCCCAATATTCTCCCCCCGGAACCTCCTCCTCCCCTACAATTTGATCAGGTCCGTCGTCCACAGCTACTCAAAATTGCGCGACTTCGGCCCCCATGTCGTCATCGGCACCGGCGGGTATGTCTCCTTCTCTTTAGGCTTGGCGGCGAAGCTGATTGGCGCCAAGCTTGTGATCCAAGAACAGAACGGCGTTCCGGGAATCGCCAATTGGGTTCTGTCATTTTTTGCAGATGTTGTGTTTGTAGCTTACAATTGCACCATTGATTGTTTCCCGAGTGGTAGGACTAAGTGTGTGGTTTGTGGGAATCCGGTGAGGTTGTCCTTGAAGAAGCAAGTGCCTAAGGCGGCGGCAACAGGGCGGTTTTTTCCCAAGGCCGGCGGAGTTGGGGAGTTGGAGAAGGCTAAGGTTCTTTTGGTTCTTGGCGGGTCTTTGGGGGCTAATGCTATTAACATTGCTTTGCTGAATTTGTATTATCAGATGCTGCTGGAGAATGATAACTTGTTTATCATTTGGCAAACAGGAGTGGAGGTTCACAATGAAATGGAGAGCCTTGTTAAGAATCATCCGCACTTGCTATTGACGCC GTTCCTGCATTCAATGGATTTGGCATATGCAGCAGCAGACCTTATTGTTTCTAGAGCTGGTGCAATGACTTGCTATGAGATTTTGGCAACTGGGAAGCCTTCCATTCTG atACCATCACCAAATGTTGCTGAAGGTCATCAGTTCAGAAATGCTTCTTTAATGGCGGACTTAGCAGGTACAAGGGTTATAACAGAAGATGAACTTGATTCAACAACTCTTTGGAGTGCAATTGAAGAGATATTAG GGGACGAGAGTAAAATGGCAGAGTTGTCCGAGAGGGCTCTGAAAGCTGCAAATTCGAATGCCTCTACAGAGATTGTACAGCGTGTTCTTTCTCTAGTCAACTTGTCAACAAAAAAAGAGAAGTAG